The DNA sequence TCGGCCATGGCCGCCAGGAGATCGTCGAGGCTGTCCGCTCCCAGATGAGCGAATTGTCCTATTACAACACCTTCTTCAAGACCACGCACCCGCCGGTGATCGAACTGTCGGAATTGCTGGCTGGTATCGCGCCCGACCACATCAACATGGTGCTTTATTCCGGCTCCGGTTCGGAAGCCAACGACACGAATTTGCGCCTGGTACGCACCTATTGGGCGCTGCAGGGCCAGCCATCCAAGAAGGTGGTGATCAGCCGCAAGAACGCCTATCACGGCTCCACCATGGCCGGCGCCTCGCTTGGCGGGATGGGCGCCATGCACAGCCAGGGCGGCCTGCCGATACCGGATATTCATCACATCGCCCAGCCCTACTGGTTCGGCGAAGGCATGATGACCGACATGAGCGAAGACGAGTTCGGCATCTGGGCGGCACGTGAACTCGAGCGCGCCATCGAGGAAATCGGCGAAGAGAATGTTGCCGCCTTCATCGCCGAGCCGATCCAGGGCGCCGGCGGCGTCATCGTCCCGCCCGCCACCTACTGGCCCGAGGTCAAGCGCATCCTTGAAAGCCGCGACATCCTGTTCATCGCCGACGAAGTGATCTGCGGTTTCGGACGTACAGGCGAATGGTTTGGTTCCGGCTTCTATGACATGAAGCCTGACCTGATGACGATCGCCAAGGGCCTCACATCCGGCTATCTGCCGATGGGTGGCGTGCTGGTATCCGACGAGATCGCCGAAGTCCTGCACCGAGACGGCGTCGAATTCTTCCATGGCTACACCTATGCCGGCCACCCGGCCTGCTGCGCGGCGGCCATCGCCAATATCAACATCATCAAGCGGGAAGGTCTGATCGAGCGCGTTCGCGACCATATCGGACCCTATTTCCAGCAGCGCTGGAAGGCGCTGGAGGAACATCCGCTGGTCGGCCAGGCCCGCGGCGTCGGCATGTTCGGGGCGCTGGAATTGGTGCCTGACGAGAACGACCTGAAGAAGCGCTTCGGCAATGTCGGCAAGGTCGGAACCATCACCCGCGATCATTCCTTCGCCAATGGACTGGTAATGCGCGCGGTGAGCGATTCACTAATCATCTCGCCGCCGCTGACCATCACCGAAGAAGAGGTCGATCACCTGATCGCTACCGCCAAAAAGACACTCGACGAAGCCTGGGACGACATCCGCAAGCAGGGTCTTGCCTGATACGGGAATGAGCCGAATTTATCCTTTACGCTTAAGCTTAACGCCGGGTTATCAAGCCCGGCGTTGGTGTTTGCGCTATGATCTTGTCATCTGCGAAGGAGATCATCGTGCGCACCACTCAACCCAGCCCCCTGGCAGCAAACAGATATCAGCGGAA is a window from the Hoeflea sp. IMCC20628 genome containing:
- a CDS encoding aspartate aminotransferase family protein; amino-acid sequence: MRVNVSSHDLKVSDHKHHLHPFTDHGALGIDERRVISRADGVWLWDTDGNRMLDGMAGLWCVNVGHGRQEIVEAVRSQMSELSYYNTFFKTTHPPVIELSELLAGIAPDHINMVLYSGSGSEANDTNLRLVRTYWALQGQPSKKVVISRKNAYHGSTMAGASLGGMGAMHSQGGLPIPDIHHIAQPYWFGEGMMTDMSEDEFGIWAARELERAIEEIGEENVAAFIAEPIQGAGGVIVPPATYWPEVKRILESRDILFIADEVICGFGRTGEWFGSGFYDMKPDLMTIAKGLTSGYLPMGGVLVSDEIAEVLHRDGVEFFHGYTYAGHPACCAAAIANINIIKREGLIERVRDHIGPYFQQRWKALEEHPLVGQARGVGMFGALELVPDENDLKKRFGNVGKVGTITRDHSFANGLVMRAVSDSLIISPPLTITEEEVDHLIATAKKTLDEAWDDIRKQGLA